From Lagopus muta isolate bLagMut1 chromosome 15, bLagMut1 primary, whole genome shotgun sequence, the proteins below share one genomic window:
- the LOC125700730 gene encoding zinc finger CCCH domain-containing protein 11A-like isoform X2, which translates to MPQKGVDCHFYFNSVCFKGDSCPFRHCEAALGSEEVCKLWMQGRCSSSNCRLRHTKIDKKRSEIPCYWENQPGGCQKAHCPFLHLKERSGKAPTVPPSDADTSLPLTSGPAQSLESQTEVEKAAERGDIPSSSHGPAAQKRKRCEEKGKASELPLKKRVKAGRKVYLRSVDWKSTFPRKQTLKRKAADMEPSAAEDTDEPPARKLPMAIVPALPGDSLVTIPTVETPPSSLELLLGSQADSVADSVPCASQAAHQMQQLSCTEAGKALISEDEDIETLMMEIIGDELEGEIDMDTEKDTDELLQELSDIIDSVTP; encoded by the exons ATGCCTCAGAAAGGAGTTGACTGCCACTTCTATTTCAACTCTGTCTGCTTTAAG GGAGACAGCTGTCCCTTCCGCCACTGCGAAGCGGCTCTGGGGAGTGAAGAGGTCTGCAAGCTGTGGATGCAGGGTCGCTGTTCCAGCAGCAACTGCAGGCTCAGACACACAAAAATTGAT aaGAAGCGCAGTGAGATTCCCTGCTATTGGGAGAATCAGCCGGGAGGCTGTCAGAAAGCCCACTGCCCTTTCCTTCACTTGAAGGAACGCAGTGGGAAGGCACCGACTGTACCACCAAGTGACG CTGACACAAGCCTTCCTCTGACCAGCGGCCCTGCACAAAGTCTGGAGAGCCAGACAGAGGttgagaaggcagcagagagag GTGACATCCCATCTTCCTCCCATGGCCCCGCTGCGCAAAAGCGCAAGCGATGTGAGGAGAAGGGCAAAGCAAGCGAGTTGCCTCTCAAGAAGAGAGTCAAGG CTGGACGCAAGGTGTACCTCAGGTCTGTTGATTGGAAATCCACCTTCCCCAGGAAGCAGACACTGAAGCGGAAAGCAGCGGACATGGAACCGTCTGCTGCTGAGGACACCGATGAGCCCCCAGCCAGAAAACTGCCTATG GCCATCGTTCCAGCCCTGCCTGGGGACAGCCTGGTGACCATTCCTACAGTTGAAACACCTCCTAGCAG TCTGGAACTGCTTCTGGGAAGCCAGGCAGACTCCGTGGCAGACTCTGTGCCTTGTGCCTCACAAGCAGCACATcagatgcagcagctgagctgcacagaggcGGGGAAAGCGCTCATCTCCGAGGATGAGGACATCGAGACATTAATGATGGAAATCATTGGAGATGAGTTAGAAGGAGAAATTGACATGGATACTGAGAAGGATACGGACGAGCTCCTTCAGGAACTGTCTGACATCATTGACAGTGTAACACCATAG
- the LOC125700730 gene encoding zinc finger CCCH domain-containing protein 11A-like isoform X1, translated as MPQKGVDCHFYFNSVCFKGDSCPFRHCEAALGSEEVCKLWMQGRCSSSNCRLRHTKIDKKRSEIPCYWENQPGGCQKAHCPFLHLKERSGKAPTVPPSDEADTSLPLTSGPAQSLESQTEVEKAAERGDIPSSSHGPAAQKRKRCEEKGKASELPLKKRVKAGRKVYLRSVDWKSTFPRKQTLKRKAADMEPSAAEDTDEPPARKLPMAIVPALPGDSLVTIPTVETPPSSLELLLGSQADSVADSVPCASQAAHQMQQLSCTEAGKALISEDEDIETLMMEIIGDELEGEIDMDTEKDTDELLQELSDIIDSVTP; from the exons ATGCCTCAGAAAGGAGTTGACTGCCACTTCTATTTCAACTCTGTCTGCTTTAAG GGAGACAGCTGTCCCTTCCGCCACTGCGAAGCGGCTCTGGGGAGTGAAGAGGTCTGCAAGCTGTGGATGCAGGGTCGCTGTTCCAGCAGCAACTGCAGGCTCAGACACACAAAAATTGAT aaGAAGCGCAGTGAGATTCCCTGCTATTGGGAGAATCAGCCGGGAGGCTGTCAGAAAGCCCACTGCCCTTTCCTTCACTTGAAGGAACGCAGTGGGAAGGCACCGACTGTACCACCAAGTGACG AAGCTGACACAAGCCTTCCTCTGACCAGCGGCCCTGCACAAAGTCTGGAGAGCCAGACAGAGGttgagaaggcagcagagagag GTGACATCCCATCTTCCTCCCATGGCCCCGCTGCGCAAAAGCGCAAGCGATGTGAGGAGAAGGGCAAAGCAAGCGAGTTGCCTCTCAAGAAGAGAGTCAAGG CTGGACGCAAGGTGTACCTCAGGTCTGTTGATTGGAAATCCACCTTCCCCAGGAAGCAGACACTGAAGCGGAAAGCAGCGGACATGGAACCGTCTGCTGCTGAGGACACCGATGAGCCCCCAGCCAGAAAACTGCCTATG GCCATCGTTCCAGCCCTGCCTGGGGACAGCCTGGTGACCATTCCTACAGTTGAAACACCTCCTAGCAG TCTGGAACTGCTTCTGGGAAGCCAGGCAGACTCCGTGGCAGACTCTGTGCCTTGTGCCTCACAAGCAGCACATcagatgcagcagctgagctgcacagaggcGGGGAAAGCGCTCATCTCCGAGGATGAGGACATCGAGACATTAATGATGGAAATCATTGGAGATGAGTTAGAAGGAGAAATTGACATGGATACTGAGAAGGATACGGACGAGCTCCTTCAGGAACTGTCTGACATCATTGACAGTGTAACACCATAG